In one window of Posidoniimonas corsicana DNA:
- the pdxH gene encoding pyridoxamine 5'-phosphate oxidase, with product MGVSPSLAEMRRHYQQDGLHKRDCAACPTEQLKRWLHEAQECSPGDWFEVNAMSLATSTPDGDVTSRVVLLKGLDTDGLRFFTNYSSEKGRQLAENPRAALNFFWPHLERQVRVAGSVTKVAREVSLEYFRSRPRGSQLGAVASAQSQVVASREVLEARLHELEAECSAQDVPLPDDWGGYCLAPAVFEFWQGRPDRLHDRLRYTLADDVWRLERVSP from the coding sequence ATGGGCGTCTCTCCTTCTCTGGCCGAGATGCGTCGGCACTACCAGCAGGACGGCCTGCACAAGCGGGACTGCGCCGCCTGCCCCACCGAGCAGCTCAAACGTTGGCTGCACGAGGCCCAGGAGTGCTCGCCCGGAGATTGGTTTGAGGTGAACGCGATGTCGCTGGCGACCAGCACTCCCGATGGCGACGTCACCTCGCGGGTCGTGCTGCTCAAGGGGCTCGACACGGACGGCCTTCGCTTCTTCACCAACTACTCTTCAGAGAAGGGTCGGCAACTAGCCGAGAACCCGCGGGCGGCGCTGAACTTCTTCTGGCCGCACCTTGAGCGCCAGGTCCGCGTGGCTGGATCGGTCACCAAGGTAGCGCGCGAGGTCTCGTTGGAGTACTTCCGGTCGCGGCCGCGCGGCAGCCAGCTGGGCGCCGTCGCGTCGGCGCAGTCGCAAGTGGTGGCCAGCCGCGAGGTGCTCGAGGCCCGGCTCCACGAGTTGGAAGCCGAGTGCTCTGCGCAGGACGTGCCGTTGCCGGACGACTGGGGGGGCTACTGCCTGGCGCCCGCGGTGTTCGAGTTCTGGCAGGGCCGCCCGGACCGGTTGCACGACAGGTTGCGGTATACCCTGGCAGACGACGTCTGGCGTCTGGAACGCGTATCGCCCTAG
- a CDS encoding PRC-barrel domain-containing protein, with the protein MATLTNRRTLSAGTLIGDNVNNRAGENVGSVKEIMLDVDSGRIAYVVVSVGGFLGIGDKLFAVPWNAMEIDTEHHALVLDVSKEKLENAPGFDQDDWPDMADPTYGKSVHDFYQTRPYWELDR; encoded by the coding sequence ATGGCTACGCTTACCAATCGCCGAACACTCTCCGCCGGGACGCTGATCGGCGACAACGTCAACAACCGAGCGGGCGAGAACGTCGGCTCCGTCAAGGAGATAATGCTGGACGTCGATAGCGGACGCATCGCCTACGTGGTCGTGTCGGTCGGCGGGTTCCTTGGCATTGGCGACAAGCTGTTCGCGGTGCCTTGGAACGCCATGGAGATTGACACCGAGCACCACGCACTGGTGCTGGACGTGTCGAAAGAGAAGCTGGAAAACGCGCCCGGCTTCGATCAGGACGACTGGCCCGACATGGCAGACCCAACCTACGGCAAATCCGTTCACGACTTCTACCAGACACGCCCGTACTGGGAGCTTGATCGGTAG
- a CDS encoding PSD1 and planctomycete cytochrome C domain-containing protein, which translates to MILALLLALAPASAVRAQVDSEVSFANDIQPILARRCYACHGPDDQSSGLALHERELAIAEADSGEHAIVPGDADASTLIARVASHDEFERMPPEGEPLDDSEIDLLRRWINGGAEWSKHWAFEPMKSPAVPEVGQKAWSQNPIDAFIAARLDKNGLSPSPPADKHTLARRVYYGVTGMPPTAEQLAAFTADDSPGAWGNLVGKLLASQHYGEHWARHWLDLVRYAETNSFERDAQKPNAWKYRDYVIRSLNDDKPYDQFLREQLAGDELDEVTEETITATGYYRLGIWDDEPADPLQARFDGWDDIISTTGQVMLGLTVGCARCHDHKIDPIPQADYYGMLAFFADVTPYGDRGDQQTNSQWVMESPDLSAKRKKLQRAMGRTQRERVSMEEVGIKRMDAPDQRRSEGPERKALLDEKLEQFLNESEWEQYQATRRKQRDLRRQLRELPASEAIMALATCIPQPEPTHIMLRGNPHSPGDEVQPHFPELFGQPAPQIPAATADARSAGRRRVLADWIASPDNMLTARVMVNRIWQHHFGRGIVRSTNNFGQLGTPPTHPDLLDWLAQYLIDNDWRLKPLHELILTSRAYQMSSAAQPEALAADPTNDLLWRFDMRRLHSEEIRDSLLVVTDKFNPQMYGPSFYPRLSAEVFATQSRPGEGWGESSDEDVARRSVYMYIKRSLLPPFHTAFDFPDVDISCEARFVTIQPGQALTMLNGDYANLAAGRLADRVEERAGGDPRRQVESAIQITLNRPAEEDEVIEGLALLDRLRGEHGLNDRQALHQWCLTVINLSEFIFLD; encoded by the coding sequence ATGATCCTGGCCCTGTTGTTGGCCCTCGCTCCGGCGTCGGCGGTGCGGGCGCAGGTTGATTCTGAGGTGAGCTTCGCGAACGACATCCAGCCGATCCTGGCGCGGCGTTGCTACGCCTGCCACGGCCCCGACGACCAGTCCAGCGGCCTCGCCCTGCACGAACGCGAGCTGGCCATCGCCGAGGCCGACTCGGGCGAGCACGCCATTGTGCCCGGCGATGCTGACGCGAGCACGCTAATCGCGCGGGTCGCCTCGCACGACGAATTCGAACGGATGCCCCCCGAGGGCGAGCCGCTCGACGACTCCGAGATCGACCTGCTGCGGCGGTGGATCAATGGCGGCGCCGAGTGGTCCAAGCACTGGGCGTTCGAGCCGATGAAGAGCCCCGCGGTCCCCGAGGTCGGTCAGAAAGCGTGGTCCCAGAACCCGATCGACGCGTTCATCGCTGCGCGGCTCGACAAGAACGGCCTCTCGCCCTCGCCGCCAGCCGACAAACACACGCTGGCCCGCCGCGTCTACTACGGCGTAACCGGCATGCCGCCCACCGCCGAGCAGCTCGCCGCGTTCACGGCTGACGATTCGCCGGGAGCTTGGGGCAACCTAGTCGGCAAGCTGCTCGCCTCCCAGCATTACGGCGAACACTGGGCCCGGCACTGGCTCGACCTGGTCCGATACGCAGAAACCAACAGCTTCGAGCGTGACGCGCAGAAACCCAACGCCTGGAAGTACCGTGACTATGTCATCCGCTCCCTCAACGACGACAAGCCCTACGACCAGTTCCTCCGTGAGCAGCTAGCCGGGGACGAGCTGGACGAGGTCACCGAGGAGACGATTACCGCCACCGGCTATTACCGCCTGGGCATCTGGGACGACGAGCCCGCCGACCCGCTGCAGGCCCGGTTCGACGGCTGGGACGACATCATCTCCACCACCGGCCAGGTGATGCTGGGCCTCACGGTTGGCTGCGCCCGCTGCCACGACCACAAGATCGACCCGATCCCGCAGGCGGACTACTACGGCATGCTCGCCTTCTTCGCGGATGTCACTCCGTACGGCGACCGCGGCGATCAGCAGACCAACAGCCAATGGGTGATGGAGTCGCCCGACCTGTCGGCCAAGCGGAAGAAGCTGCAGCGCGCGATGGGCCGCACCCAGCGCGAGCGGGTGTCGATGGAGGAAGTTGGCATCAAGCGGATGGACGCGCCCGACCAACGCCGCAGCGAGGGGCCCGAGCGCAAAGCCCTGCTGGACGAGAAGCTGGAGCAGTTCCTCAACGAGTCCGAGTGGGAGCAGTACCAGGCGACCCGCCGCAAGCAGCGCGACCTCCGCCGCCAGCTCCGCGAGCTGCCCGCCTCCGAGGCGATCATGGCGCTGGCCACCTGCATCCCCCAGCCGGAGCCGACCCACATCATGCTGCGGGGCAACCCGCACTCGCCGGGCGACGAGGTGCAGCCGCACTTCCCCGAGCTGTTCGGTCAGCCCGCACCGCAGATCCCCGCCGCCACAGCCGACGCCCGATCCGCCGGACGCCGGCGGGTGCTGGCCGACTGGATCGCCTCGCCGGACAACATGCTCACCGCCCGCGTGATGGTGAACCGCATCTGGCAGCACCACTTCGGGCGTGGCATTGTGCGGTCTACCAACAACTTCGGCCAGCTCGGCACGCCGCCCACCCACCCGGACCTGCTGGACTGGCTCGCGCAGTATCTGATCGACAACGACTGGCGGCTCAAGCCGCTGCACGAGCTGATCCTCACGTCGCGGGCGTACCAGATGTCCTCGGCTGCCCAGCCCGAGGCGCTCGCCGCCGACCCCACCAACGACCTGCTGTGGCGGTTCGACATGCGGCGGCTGCACTCCGAGGAGATCCGCGACTCGCTGTTGGTGGTGACCGACAAGTTCAACCCGCAGATGTACGGCCCCAGCTTCTACCCGCGGCTGTCGGCGGAGGTGTTCGCCACGCAGTCGCGGCCCGGGGAAGGGTGGGGCGAGTCGTCGGACGAGGACGTCGCCCGCCGCAGCGTGTACATGTATATCAAGCGTTCGCTGCTGCCGCCGTTCCACACCGCGTTCGACTTCCCGGACGTCGACATCAGCTGCGAGGCCCGCTTTGTCACCATTCAGCCCGGGCAGGCGCTGACGATGCTCAACGGCGACTACGCCAACTTGGCGGCCGGCCGGCTGGCCGACCGGGTCGAAGAGCGGGCCGGCGGCGACCCGCGCCGGCAGGTGGAGTCCGCCATCCAGATCACCCTCAACCGCCCTGCGGAAGAAGACGAGGTGATCGAGGGGCTGGCCCTGCTGGACCGCCTCCGTGGCGAGCACGGGCTGAACGACCGCCAGGCCCTGCACCAGTGGTGCCTGACGGTGATAAACCTGTCGGAGTTCATCTTCCTCGACTGA